The following proteins come from a genomic window of Streptomyces sp. ALI-76-A:
- a CDS encoding substrate-binding domain-containing protein: MAVDPCAASGTSQAPNRPLTVGLLTANIHLGVGATLWSGVRAAAQRNDVNLVCFPGGNLRHGDVARSELYELVGPARLDGVVCWSSTLGLPSGGPRARGLLRRLAHLPLISLNQQLSDHTDVLSIDSHAGMRKLIGHLVVQHGRRRPACIRGPLANPVSEERYRAFVDALRHHGIRHEHTHVGAAVDFAASAGASAMRALIEARRLIPGVDFDVVVACSDVLAAGALRYLSDRGVRVPDDVAVVGFNDSPEAQLGDPPLTSVALPFAELGALAVDTLVSRLRGTRPPDRTTIPATLVPRRSCGCPCPTSYPPAPVPPAMPGHTAAPVEQRPEGWVALDSVLPSARAPLAAAFHAELLCAEDELVSPGRSAAGAADPGVRPGGFLSLVEQLLRGHVGTQTEVDHWHQALEGARRGVVDALPPPRRGDAELLFGRARLLAAERSRALLEYERWSQTQRARRLRQFGTALTTVVDLEGLSDVMERHLTEPGVPHCRVVLYDRSGASADTAVRGMARTLLTPTEERPAGTSGVLGDPAFSASLLLPDTLLPRDGRFTLVLEPLHIGDEHLGVAVFDASSTEAVDHDGALYRELGHQLSAALKGIGLFDEVRRARDAAEQASRFQARLLTHVTDEVRTPVEAMLHHGGDPAQALAEVRRDAVRVLHLIENLLDLARSEAGDLLLSRRLLDPRPVLDRACTTMTTARPEHSGWLLDLPERLPSVWVDETRLEQILHNLLTAAADRAGSSSPEVTAVLDLSGIRVTVAVPDARTPCARPGRLLDVGVSAARRLAMMHGGALTVAEAAGRPEYMLHLPLPSPDEQAHLAGGGDGPLLVLTPGEIGTDVKALAARHGLEVYRPATEHDVIPSVERRTPAAVVWDATPDRPQEWRTVQRLHDHPALRHTPFLLFGADGTDLRHALRVLRPDGFAAPVIVAGGSQESRETLRRLAEAALPGHPARVVADATTVLSLVAEERPRLVLLERALPDMQGLDVVDRLHDGAGRALCPVVVAGHEGLTAADARRGRPHPALLMLDLDVFTPDEAAALVHGLASQDGWLPPRTRDVLDEALVFLYEHWRRQISRWQVAQAAGVSPDHLGKLFQQRYGLTLWEYLTRVRIGRAAERLRLSHDSVQSVARAVGFRDRAYFSRVFRRVTGVAPRFYREETAAGSKP, encoded by the coding sequence ATGGCAGTGGATCCGTGCGCTGCGTCGGGAACGTCGCAGGCACCGAACCGTCCGCTCACCGTGGGACTGCTCACCGCCAACATCCATCTCGGCGTCGGCGCCACCCTGTGGTCCGGGGTCCGCGCCGCCGCCCAGCGCAACGACGTCAACCTCGTCTGCTTCCCCGGCGGCAACCTGCGCCACGGCGACGTGGCCCGCAGCGAGCTGTACGAACTCGTCGGACCGGCCCGGCTCGACGGTGTCGTGTGCTGGAGCTCCACCCTGGGCCTGCCCTCGGGCGGCCCCCGGGCCCGCGGTCTGCTGCGCCGGCTGGCCCACCTGCCGCTGATCAGTCTCAACCAGCAGCTCAGCGACCACACCGACGTACTGTCGATCGACTCGCACGCGGGCATGCGCAAACTGATCGGGCACCTCGTCGTCCAGCACGGCCGCAGACGGCCCGCCTGCATCCGCGGCCCGCTCGCCAACCCGGTCTCCGAGGAGCGCTACCGCGCCTTCGTCGACGCGCTGCGCCACCACGGCATCCGGCACGAACACACCCACGTGGGCGCCGCCGTCGACTTCGCCGCTTCGGCCGGCGCCTCGGCGATGCGGGCTCTGATCGAGGCGCGCCGCCTGATCCCGGGCGTCGACTTCGACGTGGTGGTGGCGTGCAGCGATGTCCTGGCGGCCGGAGCGCTGCGCTACCTGTCCGACCGCGGGGTGCGCGTCCCGGATGACGTCGCGGTGGTCGGCTTCAACGATTCCCCCGAGGCCCAGCTCGGCGACCCGCCCCTCACCTCGGTGGCCCTGCCCTTCGCGGAACTGGGCGCCCTGGCGGTGGACACCCTCGTCTCCCGACTACGCGGTACCCGGCCACCGGACCGCACCACCATCCCCGCCACTCTGGTGCCGCGCCGTTCCTGCGGCTGTCCCTGTCCCACCTCGTACCCGCCCGCACCGGTTCCCCCGGCGATGCCCGGGCACACGGCGGCGCCCGTCGAGCAACGGCCCGAGGGCTGGGTGGCCCTGGACTCGGTGCTGCCGTCCGCGAGAGCCCCGCTCGCCGCGGCCTTCCACGCAGAACTCCTGTGCGCAGAAGACGAGTTGGTTTCTCCCGGCCGGTCGGCCGCCGGGGCAGCGGACCCCGGCGTGCGGCCCGGCGGGTTCCTCTCACTCGTGGAGCAGCTGCTGCGCGGCCACGTCGGGACCCAGACCGAAGTCGACCACTGGCACCAGGCGTTGGAAGGCGCACGCCGTGGCGTCGTCGACGCACTGCCCCCGCCCCGGCGCGGGGACGCCGAGCTGCTGTTCGGGCGGGCCCGCCTCCTCGCGGCCGAACGGTCGCGCGCCCTGCTGGAGTACGAACGCTGGTCCCAGACCCAACGCGCGCGCAGACTGCGGCAGTTCGGCACTGCCCTGACCACGGTCGTGGACCTGGAAGGGCTCTCCGACGTGATGGAGCGGCACCTCACCGAACCCGGCGTCCCGCACTGCCGGGTCGTACTCTACGACCGCTCGGGCGCATCCGCCGACACGGCCGTGCGCGGCATGGCGCGAACCCTGCTGACCCCGACCGAGGAGCGGCCCGCTGGAACCTCCGGCGTCCTCGGCGATCCGGCGTTCTCGGCCAGCCTGCTGCTGCCCGACACCCTGCTGCCCCGCGACGGCCGCTTCACCCTGGTCCTGGAACCCCTGCACATCGGCGACGAACACCTCGGGGTGGCCGTGTTCGACGCGTCCTCCACCGAAGCCGTGGACCACGACGGCGCTCTCTACCGGGAACTGGGCCACCAGCTCAGCGCCGCGCTGAAGGGCATCGGCCTCTTCGACGAGGTGCGGCGGGCCCGCGACGCGGCCGAACAGGCCAGCCGCTTCCAGGCCCGGCTGCTGACGCATGTCACCGACGAGGTGCGCACCCCGGTGGAGGCCATGCTGCACCACGGCGGCGACCCGGCACAGGCGCTCGCCGAGGTGCGCCGGGACGCCGTACGGGTGCTGCACCTCATCGAGAACCTGCTCGACCTCGCCCGCTCGGAAGCCGGTGACCTGCTGCTGTCACGAAGACTCCTGGACCCGCGGCCCGTCCTGGATCGTGCCTGCACCACGATGACGACCGCACGGCCCGAGCATTCCGGCTGGCTGCTTGACCTGCCCGAGCGGCTGCCCTCGGTGTGGGTGGACGAGACACGGCTGGAGCAGATTCTGCACAACCTCCTGACCGCGGCCGCCGACCGGGCGGGCAGCAGTTCGCCCGAGGTCACCGCCGTCCTGGATCTGTCCGGCATACGCGTCACGGTGGCCGTCCCCGACGCCCGCACACCGTGCGCACGGCCCGGCCGGCTCCTCGACGTCGGTGTCTCCGCGGCCCGTCGGCTGGCCATGATGCACGGCGGGGCGCTGACCGTCGCCGAGGCAGCGGGCCGGCCGGAGTACATGCTGCACCTGCCCCTGCCGTCCCCGGACGAGCAGGCACACCTGGCCGGCGGTGGTGACGGGCCGCTCCTCGTCCTCACGCCAGGTGAGATCGGCACGGACGTGAAGGCGCTCGCGGCCCGGCACGGGCTGGAGGTGTACCGGCCCGCCACCGAGCACGACGTCATCCCGTCGGTGGAACGGCGCACCCCCGCGGCCGTCGTCTGGGACGCGACCCCCGACCGGCCGCAGGAGTGGCGGACCGTGCAGCGACTGCACGACCATCCCGCGCTGCGGCACACGCCGTTCCTGCTGTTCGGAGCCGACGGCACCGATCTGCGGCATGCGCTGCGGGTGTTGCGGCCCGACGGGTTCGCCGCCCCCGTGATCGTCGCGGGCGGCTCGCAGGAGTCCCGGGAGACGCTGCGCCGGCTGGCCGAGGCCGCGCTGCCCGGCCACCCCGCCCGGGTGGTGGCCGACGCGACGACCGTGCTGTCCCTGGTGGCCGAGGAGAGACCACGGCTGGTGCTGCTGGAACGGGCCCTGCCCGACATGCAGGGACTGGACGTCGTGGACCGCCTGCACGACGGCGCGGGCCGGGCGTTGTGCCCCGTCGTCGTCGCCGGGCACGAGGGACTGACCGCTGCCGACGCGCGACGCGGCCGGCCACACCCTGCCCTGCTCATGCTCGACCTGGACGTCTTCACACCGGATGAGGCGGCGGCCCTCGTCCATGGCCTGGCGAGCCAGGACGGCTGGCTTCCGCCGCGCACCCGGGACGTCCTCGACGAGGCCCTGGTCTTCCTCTACGAGCACTGGCGGCGGCAGATCTCACGCTGGCAGGTGGCGCAGGCCGCCGGGGTCAGCCCCGACCACCTCGGTAAGCTCTTCCAGCAGCGCTACGGCCTGACGCTATGGGAGTACCTGACCCGGGTGCGGATCGGGCGGGCCGCGGAGCGCCTGCGGCTGAGCCACGACAGTGTGCAGAGCGTGGCCCGGGCAGTGGGCTTCCGCGACCGTGCCTACTTCAGCCGGGTGTTCCGCCGGGTGACGGGCGTCGCCCCGCGCTTCTACCGCGAGGAGACAGCCGCCGGCTCGAAACCGTGA
- a CDS encoding right-handed parallel beta-helix repeat-containing protein produces MRRTSARFTLVATTAATAVAMAVIGATTASGSAAEPTAVAAAGPIGFGAATTGGNGGGTVTVSTASAFTAAVQSTTTQVVRVNGTIALSSMTKVASNKTIVGVGTAGKITGSGLNVANANNVIIQNLTFTGSNDDAINVQYSTNVWIDHNDISGANDGAVDIKRASTNITVSWNRTHDQDKNMLLGHSDGNASEDTGKLKVTYAYNWFDGTNQRNPRVRFGNPVHVLNNYFSDIGSYGVASTENAGVLVESNYFENTEDPYHLGEGSSDEGSLVARNNHLVNSGAGQTGGSVASIPYSYTAQSASTVKATVTAGAGVGKI; encoded by the coding sequence ATGCGCAGGACGAGCGCACGGTTCACGCTGGTCGCGACCACGGCGGCAACGGCCGTGGCGATGGCCGTGATCGGAGCCACCACCGCCAGCGGATCCGCCGCCGAGCCGACGGCGGTCGCCGCCGCTGGGCCCATCGGCTTCGGTGCCGCCACCACGGGCGGAAACGGTGGCGGCACGGTGACCGTCAGCACCGCCTCCGCCTTCACAGCGGCGGTCCAGAGCACCACCACTCAGGTGGTCCGGGTCAACGGCACCATCGCCCTGTCGTCGATGACGAAGGTCGCCTCGAACAAGACCATCGTCGGCGTCGGCACCGCCGGGAAGATCACCGGCAGTGGGCTCAACGTCGCCAACGCGAACAACGTGATCATCCAGAACCTCACGTTCACCGGGTCCAACGACGACGCCATCAACGTCCAGTACTCGACGAACGTCTGGATCGACCACAACGACATCTCGGGCGCCAACGACGGAGCCGTCGACATCAAGCGCGCCTCGACCAACATCACGGTCTCCTGGAACCGCACCCACGACCAGGACAAGAACATGCTGCTCGGCCACTCCGACGGCAACGCCTCCGAGGACACCGGGAAGCTGAAGGTGACCTACGCGTACAACTGGTTCGACGGCACCAACCAGCGCAACCCGCGGGTCCGCTTCGGCAACCCGGTGCACGTGCTGAACAACTACTTCAGCGACATCGGCTCCTACGGGGTGGCGTCCACCGAGAACGCGGGCGTCCTGGTGGAGAGCAACTACTTCGAGAACACCGAGGACCCCTACCACCTCGGTGAGGGCAGCTCCGACGAGGGTTCACTCGTGGCGAGGAACAACCACCTCGTCAACTCCGGCGCCGGACAGACCGGCGGCTCCGTCGCCTCGATCCCGTACAGCTACACCGCGCAGTCGGCGTCCACCGTCAAGGCGACGGTGACCGCGGGCGCGGGTGTCGGCAAAATCTGA
- a CDS encoding NEW3 domain-containing protein, which translates to MNRAVADSRRHLDASLRTVSDVLPTSDTAQSVRLRLDVLGQSPGALRVGVGAQAPSGWTVKTSKPFSLTSHRLPVQQTASVDVSVPAGTAPGPYTVRITATAKGVKSVEHVAAIEVRDAARCAADIDEQCAVGLGKEVDHDGTATVTASDEGDFDGAGWSYDGDLLPAAGPVVWSGVTYDAPDPSGTAANFVEARGQSMLLPAGSYSSLRLVAAAHHGPVTTTLTVRYTDGTTAELPVTVGDWAGSAPQGSSVALEMPHRIKRGQGVAGPPVRLFGSSADLDASKTVRAVGLQDDPRVQVYAITLR; encoded by the coding sequence GTGAACCGCGCGGTGGCCGATTCCCGTCGGCACCTCGACGCGTCGCTGCGCACCGTTTCCGACGTCCTGCCGACGTCGGACACAGCACAGAGCGTCCGGCTGAGGCTGGACGTGCTGGGCCAGTCCCCCGGCGCGCTGCGGGTAGGCGTCGGCGCGCAAGCGCCCAGCGGCTGGACCGTGAAGACCTCGAAGCCCTTCTCCCTCACGTCCCATCGGCTCCCGGTCCAGCAGACCGCGTCGGTGGACGTGAGCGTGCCGGCCGGTACCGCGCCGGGTCCGTACACCGTGCGGATCACGGCGACCGCGAAGGGAGTGAAGAGCGTGGAACACGTCGCGGCCATCGAGGTGCGCGACGCGGCCCGTTGCGCTGCGGACATCGATGAGCAATGCGCCGTCGGCCTCGGCAAGGAGGTCGACCACGACGGTACGGCAACCGTCACCGCCTCCGACGAGGGCGACTTCGACGGAGCGGGATGGAGCTACGACGGTGATCTGCTGCCCGCGGCGGGTCCGGTCGTCTGGAGCGGCGTGACCTACGACGCTCCCGATCCGTCCGGGACGGCCGCGAACTTCGTCGAAGCCCGCGGTCAGTCCATGCTGCTCCCGGCCGGGTCGTACAGCTCGCTGCGTCTGGTCGCCGCCGCCCACCACGGCCCGGTGACGACCACGCTCACCGTCCGCTACACCGACGGAACCACCGCCGAGTTGCCGGTCACCGTGGGCGACTGGGCGGGATCGGCACCGCAGGGCAGCTCCGTAGCGCTGGAGATGCCGCACCGGATCAAGCGCGGGCAGGGCGTGGCCGGCCCGCCAGTGCGTCTGTTCGGTTCCTCCGCGGACCTCGATGCCTCGAAGACGGTGCGTGCCGTGGGCCTGCAGGACGATCCTCGCGTGCAGGTCTACGCGATCACCCTCAGGTAG
- a CDS encoding glycoside hydrolase family 92 protein encodes MTFDAGTDRDVVVKVGLSYTGVEGARKNLKAETDDSYDFDATRAALQATWERQLSAVTIAGGSTERQRAFYTALYHAQLHPNLAGDVDGRYAGFDGKTHTASGFTPYQNLSLWDTHRPQNQLLQMLQPKVARDVALSVVAIGRDGGWLPRWSLANSETNIMTGDPVTPFLVEAWSKGLLEGHEKEAYTLLRKNALSTPPDDSPYNGRAGVDAYQKRGYIPSGLEPGTDCPDKGGDNDCRHSASATLEYAAADASLALMAKGLGRTADARMFAARGQWYRNLWDSSIKQFRPRTTDGTWLTPYDPVEAGHRFHEGGAYQYQWLVPQDPAGLVSLMGGRRETEKRLDAFFAYDKLLADPAGTARKDWISAPYDYYGKPTYNPNNEPDLHSPYMYLWAGAPAKTATVVRAAMTLFTDGPDGMTGNDDLGTMSAWYVFSSLGLYPTTNGGDFLAVSSPQFPSAVVRIGAYGNTQGGTAP; translated from the coding sequence GTGACCTTCGACGCCGGCACCGACCGTGACGTCGTCGTCAAAGTGGGGCTCTCCTACACGGGCGTCGAGGGCGCCCGCAAGAACCTGAAGGCGGAGACGGACGACTCGTACGACTTCGACGCCACTCGTGCGGCGCTCCAGGCGACTTGGGAGCGCCAGCTCTCCGCCGTCACCATCGCAGGGGGGTCGACCGAGCGGCAACGCGCGTTCTACACGGCCCTCTACCACGCGCAACTCCATCCGAACCTCGCCGGCGACGTCGACGGCCGGTACGCGGGCTTCGACGGGAAGACGCACACCGCGTCGGGGTTCACGCCCTACCAGAACCTGTCGTTGTGGGACACCCACCGGCCGCAGAACCAGCTGCTCCAGATGCTCCAGCCGAAGGTCGCGCGTGATGTCGCGCTGTCGGTCGTCGCGATCGGACGGGACGGCGGCTGGCTGCCACGCTGGTCGCTCGCCAACAGCGAGACCAACATCATGACTGGCGACCCGGTGACGCCCTTCCTGGTCGAGGCGTGGTCCAAGGGCCTGCTCGAAGGTCACGAGAAGGAGGCGTACACGCTCCTCAGGAAGAACGCCCTCAGCACGCCGCCGGATGACTCCCCCTACAACGGCCGTGCGGGAGTCGATGCCTACCAGAAGCGTGGCTACATCCCCAGCGGGCTGGAACCGGGCACGGACTGTCCGGACAAGGGCGGCGACAACGACTGCCGTCACTCCGCTTCGGCCACACTGGAGTACGCGGCGGCGGACGCGTCGCTGGCCCTGATGGCCAAGGGACTGGGCCGCACCGCGGATGCCCGCATGTTCGCGGCACGCGGCCAGTGGTATCGGAACCTGTGGGATTCCTCCATCAAGCAGTTCCGGCCGCGCACGACCGACGGCACGTGGCTGACGCCCTACGACCCCGTCGAAGCAGGTCACCGGTTCCATGAGGGCGGCGCCTACCAGTATCAATGGCTGGTGCCCCAGGACCCTGCCGGGCTGGTGTCCCTGATGGGCGGCAGGCGGGAGACCGAGAAGCGGCTCGACGCCTTCTTCGCCTACGACAAACTCCTCGCGGACCCTGCCGGTACCGCTCGCAAGGACTGGATCTCGGCACCGTACGACTACTACGGGAAGCCGACCTACAACCCGAACAACGAGCCCGATCTGCACTCCCCGTACATGTACTTGTGGGCCGGCGCACCCGCCAAGACCGCCACCGTGGTCCGCGCCGCGATGACGCTCTTCACGGACGGACCCGACGGCATGACCGGCAATGACGACCTGGGCACCATGTCCGCCTGGTACGTCTTCTCCTCCCTCGGCCTGTACCCGACGACGAACGGCGGCGACTTCCTCGCCGTCTCCAGCCCGCAGTTCCCGTCGGCGGTCGTTCGCATCGGCGCGTACGGCAACACGCAGGGCGGCACGGCACCCTGA
- a CDS encoding PIG-L family deacetylase, which translates to MTDRPLTLMAVHAHPDDEATGTGGVLARYAAEGIRTVLVTCTDGGCGDGPGGVKPGDPGHDPAAVALMRRQELEASCDVLKVSDLEMLDYADSGMMGWPSNDAPGSFWRTPVQEGAARLAELMRHYRPDVVVTYDENGFYGHPDHIQAHRITMAALEMTTLTPKVYWTTMPRSMMQRFGEIMREFHEDMPEPDPAEAAALAEIGLPDDEITTWVDTTAFSGQKFDALAAHASQGENIFFLKMGKERFGELMGMETFVRVQDAGGAALPENDLFAGLR; encoded by the coding sequence ATGACTGACCGGCCCTTGACGCTCATGGCAGTGCATGCTCACCCCGACGACGAGGCCACCGGAACCGGAGGGGTCCTCGCGCGATACGCGGCGGAAGGCATCCGCACGGTCCTCGTGACATGTACCGACGGCGGTTGCGGCGACGGACCGGGGGGTGTCAAGCCGGGCGATCCCGGGCACGATCCGGCGGCGGTCGCCTTGATGCGCCGGCAGGAACTCGAGGCGAGTTGTGACGTTCTGAAGGTCAGCGATCTGGAGATGCTGGACTATGCCGACTCCGGGATGATGGGCTGGCCGAGCAACGACGCCCCCGGATCCTTCTGGCGGACCCCTGTACAGGAAGGCGCGGCCCGACTGGCGGAACTCATGCGGCACTACCGACCTGATGTGGTCGTCACCTATGACGAGAATGGCTTCTACGGTCACCCCGACCACATCCAGGCCCACCGCATCACGATGGCGGCGCTGGAGATGACCACGCTGACACCGAAGGTGTACTGGACCACGATGCCCCGCTCGATGATGCAGCGGTTCGGCGAGATCATGCGAGAGTTCCACGAGGACATGCCGGAGCCGGATCCTGCCGAGGCCGCCGCGCTGGCTGAGATCGGCCTCCCCGACGATGAGATCACGACGTGGGTGGACACCACCGCGTTCAGCGGTCAGAAGTTCGACGCGTTGGCCGCGCACGCCAGTCAGGGCGAGAACATCTTCTTCCTCAAGATGGGCAAGGAGAGGTTCGGCGAGTTGATGGGCATGGAGACCTTCGTACGCGTCCAGGATGCCGGCGGCGCGGCCCTGCCCGAGAACGATCTCTTCGCCGGGCTGCGCTGA
- a CDS encoding molybdopterin cofactor-binding domain-containing protein, protein MTSTRGTAERIIRVLDSVHAAHAGLVLDDAQCRGQIEGAVTRGVSTALGEVLLTGPDGLSTTPDLRSYTIAHHGDLPATTIHFAHTDGIPVTKPMSELPFNPVAAALANALRDATGIRYTALPLRPDTAWTALHKSRGVHLCPVVTPRA, encoded by the coding sequence ATGACATCGACCCGGGGCACAGCGGAGCGGATCATCCGCGTCCTGGACAGCGTCCACGCCGCCCACGCCGGCCTCGTCCTCGACGACGCCCAGTGCCGGGGCCAGATCGAAGGCGCCGTCACCCGAGGGGTCAGTACCGCACTGGGGGAAGTACTGCTCACCGGCCCCGACGGGCTCAGCACCACGCCGGATCTGAGGAGCTACACCATCGCCCACCACGGCGACCTGCCCGCAACCACGATCCACTTCGCGCACACAGACGGTATTCCGGTCACGAAACCCATGAGTGAACTCCCCTTCAACCCTGTCGCCGCCGCGCTGGCCAACGCCCTGCGCGATGCCACCGGCATCCGCTACACAGCCCTTCCCCTGCGCCCCGACACCGCATGGACCGCTCTCCACAAGTCCCGCGGCGTCCATCTCTGCCCGGTGGTCACGCCGAGGGCCTGA
- a CDS encoding cold-shock protein, producing the protein MAAGTVKWFNAEKGFGFIEQDGGGADVFAHYSNIAAQGFRELLEGQKVNFDIAQGQKGPTAENIVPA; encoded by the coding sequence ATGGCTGCTGGTACCGTGAAGTGGTTCAACGCGGAAAAGGGCTTCGGCTTCATCGAGCAGGACGGTGGCGGCGCCGATGTGTTCGCCCACTACTCGAACATTGCCGCGCAGGGATTCCGTGAGCTGCTCGAGGGCCAGAAGGTGAACTTCGACATCGCGCAGGGCCAGAAGGGCCCGACGGCCGAGAACATCGTTCCGGCCTGA
- a CDS encoding DEAD/DEAH box helicase — MNRTYTNDRPARSRDGRADAGRGGSGYGTQAPRRTGAGAPVRSGGYGRRPAAVQGEFALPRTITPALPAVEGFADLDMPEQLLAELGRQGVTVPFPIQGATLPNSLAGRDVLGRGRTGSGKTLAFGLALLARTAGQRAEPRQPLGLILVPTRELAQQVTDALTPYARSVRLRLATVVGGMSIGRQASALRGGAEVVVATPGRLKDLIDRGECRLNHVGITVLDEADQMADMGFMPQVTALLDQVRPEGQRMLFSATLDRNVDLLVRRYLTDPVVHSVDPSAGAVTTMEHHVLHVHGADKHAATTEIAARDGRVIMFLDTKHAVDRLTQDLLNSGVRAAALHGGKSQPQRTRTLAQFKTGHVTVLVATNVAARGIHVDNLDLVVNVDPPTDHKDYLHRGGRTARAGESGSVVTLVTPNQRRGMVRLMSDAGIRPQTTQIRSGDEALNRITGAQAPSGIPVVITAPVVERPKRSTTSRGRRRPASATRHIPVRQSGFGAVA; from the coding sequence ATGAACCGCACGTACACGAACGACCGCCCCGCCCGCTCCCGTGACGGCCGTGCCGACGCCGGAAGGGGCGGCAGCGGCTACGGCACGCAGGCACCGCGTCGTACCGGCGCCGGCGCCCCCGTCCGCTCCGGCGGTTACGGCCGTCGGCCCGCCGCTGTGCAAGGTGAGTTCGCGCTGCCCAGGACGATCACCCCCGCACTGCCCGCTGTCGAGGGCTTCGCCGATCTCGACATGCCCGAGCAGCTGCTGGCCGAACTCGGCAGGCAGGGTGTGACCGTGCCGTTCCCGATCCAGGGCGCGACGCTGCCGAACTCCCTGGCGGGCCGTGACGTGCTGGGCCGCGGGCGCACCGGGTCCGGCAAGACCCTGGCCTTCGGCCTCGCCCTGCTCGCCCGCACCGCTGGACAGCGTGCCGAACCCCGCCAGCCGCTGGGGCTGATCCTCGTACCCACGCGTGAGCTGGCACAGCAGGTGACCGACGCGCTGACCCCGTACGCCCGCTCCGTGCGGCTGCGGCTGGCGACCGTGGTGGGCGGCATGTCGATCGGCCGGCAGGCCAGTGCGCTGCGCGGAGGGGCCGAGGTCGTCGTCGCGACGCCGGGGCGGCTCAAGGACCTCATCGACCGCGGCGAGTGCCGGCTGAACCACGTGGGCATCACCGTGCTGGACGAGGCCGACCAGATGGCCGACATGGGCTTCATGCCCCAGGTCACCGCGCTGCTCGACCAGGTGCGCCCGGAGGGGCAGCGGATGCTGTTCTCCGCCACCCTGGACCGCAACGTCGACCTGTTGGTACGCCGCTACCTGACCGACCCCGTCGTGCACTCCGTCGACCCGTCGGCCGGTGCGGTCACGACGATGGAGCACCACGTCCTGCACGTCCACGGCGCCGACAAGCACGCCGCCACGACCGAGATCGCCGCCCGCGACGGCCGCGTGATCATGTTCCTGGACACCAAGCACGCCGTCGACAGGCTGACCCAGGACCTGCTCAACAGTGGCGTGCGGGCCGCCGCGTTGCACGGCGGCAAGTCGCAGCCGCAGCGCACCCGCACGCTGGCGCAGTTCAAGACGGGGCACGTCACCGTGCTGGTGGCGACCAACGTCGCGGCGCGCGGCATCCACGTCGACAACCTCGACCTGGTCGTCAACGTCGATCCGCCGACCGACCACAAGGACTACCTCCACCGCGGCGGCCGTACCGCCCGCGCCGGCGAGTCCGGCAGCGTCGTCACCCTGGTCACGCCGAACCAGCGCCGAGGCATGGTCCGTCTGATGTCGGACGCCGGAATCCGGCCGCAGACCACTCAGATCCGCTCGGGCGACGAGGCCCTCAACCGGATCACCGGAGCCCAGGCCCCGTCCGGCATCCCGGTCGTCATCACCGCACCGGTGGTCGAACGCCCCAAGCGCAGCACCACCTCCCGAGGCCGACGCCGCCCCGCCTCGGCGACCAGGCACATCCCTGTACGCCAGTCCGGCTTCGGCGCGGTGGCCTAA